The sequence TCGATCCACGCCATCTTCCACTCCGGTTCACCTCCGCTCGCGCGGAGAGCACCGGCATCCTCATTCTGACGGCCCAGCAGATGCCGGCTCACCTCCGCTCGAGCGGAGGTGAACCGCGACGGCGGCGACGGCGGCCGAGCCTCCGGCCGTGCTCTCCGCGAGCGGAGGTGAGCCGGTCCGCAAGTCGGGCCGCGGTTGCTGCCTGGAGTGCTCTCCGCGCGAGCGGAGGTGAGCCGCAGCAGCAGGAGCGGGAGGCGCTCGACCTCCAGTGCTCTCCGCGCAAGCAGAGGTGAGTCGTGCGGCAAGTGCAACTTCCCCAAGGACTCGATGTGATCTCCGCGCGAGCGTCTCCTCGGATTGATGCGAGCGGGAGATCAGTCAGGGGTCAGCAGCCAAGGGACCGTGTGCGTTCTGGACTGCCATTCTGCGGTGGTGTCCTCCCCGCCGTCCAGAACGACCGGTTCCTGACCGTCGTCCATTCAGAGCCTGGGTTCGTGGGCAGTTCCGTCGGCCTGGCGCGGGCTCGGTCATCCCCACATGCCGAAGCCGATCTCTTCCAGGAGCTTGCTCCACTCTCCGTCCTCGCTGGCGAACGGGGTGGCGTCGGACTTGAGGATCTGCTGGCGAAGGCTGTCGACCGCCAACTCCCGGGCGGGGTCGTCATCGGGTGCGATCTTCTTGAGCTCAGTGAGACTGATCTCCAGGGTGACGAGCGCATGCACGAGGGAGGAAGCGTCGCCGTGCATGGGGACGGCGAATTCTTCCCCTTCGCCGAAGGAGTAGATCTTCCCGGACTCCGGGTCGATGGCGACTGTTGCGTACTGGAACTCGCCGAGGATTTCCCAGTTTTCGGCCTCGGCCGGGCAGGGTGTGCCATCGGCGTCGAACATTGTCTTGAGGGATGGTCGGCATTCGAGGCGTGTGGGGTCGTCGAGATCGAGCTTGGGGGAGAAGAACTTGTTCGACGGGAGGCCGACGGTGGACAGGAACTGGGCTGTTGCCGCGTGCAGGTGGCCCCCCCTGGTGCGCGGGAAGTAGGTGATGCCTGTCAGCCCGAACGTGCGCGTGGCTTGTTCGGGCTGGATGTCGATCAGCACGGGCGGCCTTTCTTACGGATGCCCTTGGGCGTTGTGGCGTTTCGCTAATTCTCTCACGTACAGCCTGTGTTCATTGTCTCTCTTGGAGCTTTTGTCTGTCTGGTCGTATGAATTGGCATGTGTTACTTCAAGGTCTGGATTCTTTGACTTGAAGTGAAGGTCTAACCACTGGTCGCACTTGGGGGACAGTTGGCAGGGTTCCCGCTCCGTGTACACCTCCTTCAGGTTGGCCTCCTTGTTGTGCCTGAGCAGTGGGTAGCCGAGCGTCCGCTCGGAATGCGGTCCTTCGCTGTCGCCGACGAGGATGATTTCTTTGTTGGAGTCCGGGTCGATATAGCGGCCGGCGGCGAAATTGGTGCCGCGGTAGTCCTGTTTCGCGAAGCGGGCGATTTCCGTCGCC is a genomic window of Streptomyces sp. NBC_01237 containing:
- a CDS encoding SUKH-4 family immunity protein, encoding MLIDIQPEQATRTFGLTGITYFPRTRGGHLHAATAQFLSTVGLPSNKFFSPKLDLDDPTRLECRPSLKTMFDADGTPCPAEAENWEILGEFQYATVAIDPESGKIYSFGEGEEFAVPMHGDASSLVHALVTLEISLTELKKIAPDDDPARELAVDSLRQQILKSDATPFASEDGEWSKLLEEIGFGMWG